A section of the Salvelinus fontinalis isolate EN_2023a chromosome 33, ASM2944872v1, whole genome shotgun sequence genome encodes:
- the kbtbd3 gene encoding kelch repeat and BTB domain-containing protein 3 isoform X2 → MVVTHENVDLLFQLASFLQVSVLFRACSDFLIGTLELSNCLMLLALAEGYGSASLLQQAKEFVVQNFHNLSMTPDFLDMPLGVLEVCLGSDSLSVPSEEVAVRSSLRWTSHDLQTRQRLLPRLLALLRLHHVPTHTLQALARTENLLSGDQLCVSLVSDAVSRQTQLSGLLPDARPATTQSYIYIHKTEENGEIHHSFCYCLDTDQWRELPQGQGAGFSMTPDPSGSSLTSYAEKLFVTGGCRGNCCRTVRLHVAEPFHDATAEVWCYCPVTHTCTPAPDMGKPRTMHTAVTTLDRLYVLGGRTRGEREGAPSLMEVEYYDPLAKTWTSVSPLPTAIYYPEASACGSIIYTLGSSVEISDSFNPSLDCFLRYDAVSDQWSHLVAEFGQFFHATLVKAVSVNNTLHLCDLSTYKVYSFCPETCVWQGEGSFECAGFNAGSVGVANRIYILGGDYSPDEITDEVQVYHSGRGQWEEVTPMPRPLTEFHCQVISFNRYRDPWGGRDT, encoded by the exons ATGGTCGTCACCCACGAAAACGTagacctgctgttccagctcgcCTCTTTCCTACAG GTGTCTGTGCTCTTCAGAGCATGCAGTGACTTCCTGATCGGAACCCTGGAGCTCTCCAACTGCCTGATGCTATTGGCCCTCGCCGAGGGATATGGCTCCGCCTCCCTCCTCCAGCAGGCCAAAGAGTTTGTAGTTCAAAACTTCCACAACCTCTCAATGACTCCAGACTTCCTGGATATGCCG TTGGGCGTGCTCGAGGTATGTCTGGGGTCGGACAGTCTCAGCGTGCCCAGTGAGGAGGTGGCGGTGAGGTCATCCCTGAGGTGGACAAGTCACGACCTCCAGACCAGACAGAGGCTGTTGCCACGGCTACTAGCACTGCTACGGCTACATCACGtacccacacacaccctgcag gCCCTGGCCCGGACTGAGAATCTCCTCTCAGGGGACCAACTCTGTGTTAGTCTGGTCAGTGATGCAGTGAGTAGACAGACACAGCTCAGTGGTCTACTGCCAGACGCCAGACCAGCTACCACACAGTCTTACATCTACATCCACAAGACAGAGGAGAACGGAGAGATACACCACAGCTTCTGTTACTGCCTGGACACAGACCAATGGAGAGAGCTACCTCAGGGCCAGGGGGCGGGTTTTAgtatgacccctgacccctcagGCTCTTCCCTCACCAGCTACGCCGAGAag TTGTTTGTGACAGGTGGTTGTCGGGGCAACTGTTGCCGCACAGTGCGTCTTCACGTGGCAGAGCCGTTCCATGATGCGACAGCGGAGGTTTGGTGCTACTGCCCAGTCACACACACCTGCACCCCTGCCCCGGACATGGGGAAACCCCGTACCATGCACACAGCCGTCACAACCCTGGACAGACTGTATGTGCTAGGAGGGAGGaccagaggagaaagggagggagcgcCTAGCCTAATGGAG GTGGAGTACTACGACCCCCTGGCCAAAACCTGGACCTCCGTCAGCCCTCTGCCCACTGCTATCTACTACCCAG AAGCCAGTGCGTGCGGCAGCATCATCTACACATTGGGTTCGTCAGTGGAGATATCGGACTCCTTCAACCCTTCGCTGGACTGTTTCCTGCGCTACGATGCTGTTTCTGACCAGTGGAGCCACCTGGTGGCAGAGTTTGGTCAGTTTTTCCACGCCACCTTGGTCAAGGCTGTGTCCGTCAACAACACTCTACACCTCTGTGACTTGTCTACGTATAAG GTGTACAGTTTCTGTCCAGAGACGTGTGTGTGGCAAGGGGAGGGGTCGTTCGAGTGTGCCGGGTTCAACGCAGGCTCCGTGGGCGTGGCCAACCGAATCTACATCCTGGGAGGAGACTACTCACCTGATGAGATCACTGACGAAGTCCAAGTGTACCACAGTGGGCGGGGCCAGTGGGAGGAAGTGACACCAATGCCACGCCCCCTGACAGAGTTTCACTGTCAGGTCATCAGCTTCAACAGATACAGAGACCCCTGGGGAGGAAGGGacacgtaa
- the LOC129832109 gene encoding solute carrier family 35 member F2-like: MAEKDREGIIATDPSDNDDRKCLIIRKLLKFNPKEVFTWQLVKTVATGQGLAALICGTAVTSQYLASDYHVDAPMLQSFVSYTLLCLTYTTALLFRTGDGNMFSILKKRWWKYLLVGLVDVEANYTVVKAYQYTTLTSIQLLDCFVIPVLMILSCLFLKTCYRPVHYISVCVCLLGVGAMVGADLLAGRDLGSTSDVLLGDGLVLLSASLYAVSNVCQEYTVKHLSRVEFLGMVGLFGTLISGIQLGVLEHNNVANIQWDWRIGLLFAGYALCMYTLYSCMPIVVKKTSATAVNLSLLTADLLSLFCGLFLFQYTFSGLYMVSLVIILVGFVAFNAVATTPDPADPITPSMDWEEGGYDNPDDIIEEVVVAVLEEEEHTGVSWNQRTQNEEVPAGGWSTKM; this comes from the exons ATGGCTGAGAAAGACCGAGAGGGGATTATAGCTACAGACCCCAGCGACAATGATGATAGAAAATGCCTTATTATCCGGAAGCTTCTGAAGTTCAACCCTAAAGAAGTGTTTACGTG GCAGCTGGTGAAGACAGTTGCTACGGGTCAGGGTTTGGCTGCTCTCATCTGCGGCACAGCAGTAACATCCCAGTACCTGGCTTCAGACTACCACGTGGACGCGCCCATGCTTCAGAGCTTTGTGAGCTACACACTGCTCTGCCTCACCTACACCACAGCTCTGCTGTTCagaacag GGGATGGCAATATGTTTTCGATTTTAAAGAAGAGGTGGTGGAAGTATCTCCTAGTAGGCTTGGTGGACGTCGAGGCTAACTACACAGTGGTTAAAGCTTACCAGTACACTACACTCACCAGTATACAG cTGCTGGACTGTTTTGTGATCCCTGTGTTGATGATACTGTCCTGCTTGTTCCTGAAGACGTGCTACAGACCTGTCCactacatctctgtgtgtgtctgtctactgggGGTGGGGGCCATGGTGGGAGCTGACCTACTGGCTGGAAGAGACCTGGGATCTA CCTCAGACGTTCTGCTAGGTGATGGCTTGGTCCTGCTCAGTGCCAGTCTATATGCTGTGTCTAACGTGTGTCAGGAGTACACCGTCAAACACCTCAGCAGAGTGGAGTTCCTTGGCATGGTCGGCCTGTTCGGCACACTCATCAGTGGCATAcagct GGGCGTTCTGGAGCATAACAATGTGGCAAACATCCAATGGGACTGGAGAATCG GCCTGCTGTTTGCTGGCTATGCCCTGTGTATGTACACCCTGTACAGCTGTATGCCCATAGTGGTCAAGAAGACCAGTGCTACAGCAGTCAACCTCTCCCTGCTCACTGCAGACCTCCTCAGCCTCTTCTGTGGCCTGTTTCTCTTTCAATACACG ttctcAGGTCTGTACATGGTGTCTCTGGTGATCATCCTGGTGGGCTTCGTCGCATTCAATGCCGTGGCAACGACCCCTGACCCTGCAGACCCCATCACCCCCTCCATGGACTGGGAGGAGGGCGGCTACGACAACCCTGATGACATCATCGAAGAAGTGGTGGTGGCGGTTTTGGAAGAGGAAGAACACACAGGGGTGTCATGGAATCAGAGAACACAGAATGAGGAAGTACCGGCAGGGGGATGGAGTACCAAGATGTGA
- the kbtbd3 gene encoding kelch repeat and BTB domain-containing protein 3 isoform X1, producing the protein MDPRSEGSDPRSEGTDYVPNSIPYVPEHRSELCVSEAHSQQLLGMLRSFRERGLLFDFTITVQDQTFPCHRCVLAACSDFFRAMFELDMRECGDRMVTLSNQSPEAVRCFLDFCYSGEMVVTHENVDLLFQLASFLQVSVLFRACSDFLIGTLELSNCLMLLALAEGYGSASLLQQAKEFVVQNFHNLSMTPDFLDMPLGVLEVCLGSDSLSVPSEEVAVRSSLRWTSHDLQTRQRLLPRLLALLRLHHVPTHTLQALARTENLLSGDQLCVSLVSDAVSRQTQLSGLLPDARPATTQSYIYIHKTEENGEIHHSFCYCLDTDQWRELPQGQGAGFSMTPDPSGSSLTSYAEKLFVTGGCRGNCCRTVRLHVAEPFHDATAEVWCYCPVTHTCTPAPDMGKPRTMHTAVTTLDRLYVLGGRTRGEREGAPSLMEVEYYDPLAKTWTSVSPLPTAIYYPEASACGSIIYTLGSSVEISDSFNPSLDCFLRYDAVSDQWSHLVAEFGQFFHATLVKAVSVNNTLHLCDLSTYKVYSFCPETCVWQGEGSFECAGFNAGSVGVANRIYILGGDYSPDEITDEVQVYHSGRGQWEEVTPMPRPLTEFHCQVISFNRYRDPWGGRDT; encoded by the exons ATGGACCCACGGTCTGAGGGATCCGACCCCCGGTCCGAGGGAACTGACTACGTTCCCAACAGTATTCCCTATGTTCCGGAGCACaggtctgagctgtgtgtgtcagaggcTCACAGCCAGCAGCTACTGGGCATGCTCAGATCGTTCAGAGAGCGAGGCCTACTGTTTGACTTCACTATAACAGTCCAGGACCAGACCTTCCCCTGTCATCGCTGTGTCCTGGCAGCTTGTAGCGACTTCttcag GGCCATGTTTGAGTTGGACATGCGTGAGTGTGGTGATAGGATGGTAACCCTGAGTAACCAGTCCCCAGAAGCCGTGCGCTGCTTCCTGGACTTCTGTTACTCTGGAGAGATGGTCGTCACCCACGAAAACGTagacctgctgttccagctcgcCTCTTTCCTACAG GTGTCTGTGCTCTTCAGAGCATGCAGTGACTTCCTGATCGGAACCCTGGAGCTCTCCAACTGCCTGATGCTATTGGCCCTCGCCGAGGGATATGGCTCCGCCTCCCTCCTCCAGCAGGCCAAAGAGTTTGTAGTTCAAAACTTCCACAACCTCTCAATGACTCCAGACTTCCTGGATATGCCG TTGGGCGTGCTCGAGGTATGTCTGGGGTCGGACAGTCTCAGCGTGCCCAGTGAGGAGGTGGCGGTGAGGTCATCCCTGAGGTGGACAAGTCACGACCTCCAGACCAGACAGAGGCTGTTGCCACGGCTACTAGCACTGCTACGGCTACATCACGtacccacacacaccctgcag gCCCTGGCCCGGACTGAGAATCTCCTCTCAGGGGACCAACTCTGTGTTAGTCTGGTCAGTGATGCAGTGAGTAGACAGACACAGCTCAGTGGTCTACTGCCAGACGCCAGACCAGCTACCACACAGTCTTACATCTACATCCACAAGACAGAGGAGAACGGAGAGATACACCACAGCTTCTGTTACTGCCTGGACACAGACCAATGGAGAGAGCTACCTCAGGGCCAGGGGGCGGGTTTTAgtatgacccctgacccctcagGCTCTTCCCTCACCAGCTACGCCGAGAag TTGTTTGTGACAGGTGGTTGTCGGGGCAACTGTTGCCGCACAGTGCGTCTTCACGTGGCAGAGCCGTTCCATGATGCGACAGCGGAGGTTTGGTGCTACTGCCCAGTCACACACACCTGCACCCCTGCCCCGGACATGGGGAAACCCCGTACCATGCACACAGCCGTCACAACCCTGGACAGACTGTATGTGCTAGGAGGGAGGaccagaggagaaagggagggagcgcCTAGCCTAATGGAG GTGGAGTACTACGACCCCCTGGCCAAAACCTGGACCTCCGTCAGCCCTCTGCCCACTGCTATCTACTACCCAG AAGCCAGTGCGTGCGGCAGCATCATCTACACATTGGGTTCGTCAGTGGAGATATCGGACTCCTTCAACCCTTCGCTGGACTGTTTCCTGCGCTACGATGCTGTTTCTGACCAGTGGAGCCACCTGGTGGCAGAGTTTGGTCAGTTTTTCCACGCCACCTTGGTCAAGGCTGTGTCCGTCAACAACACTCTACACCTCTGTGACTTGTCTACGTATAAG GTGTACAGTTTCTGTCCAGAGACGTGTGTGTGGCAAGGGGAGGGGTCGTTCGAGTGTGCCGGGTTCAACGCAGGCTCCGTGGGCGTGGCCAACCGAATCTACATCCTGGGAGGAGACTACTCACCTGATGAGATCACTGACGAAGTCCAAGTGTACCACAGTGGGCGGGGCCAGTGGGAGGAAGTGACACCAATGCCACGCCCCCTGACAGAGTTTCACTGTCAGGTCATCAGCTTCAACAGATACAGAGACCCCTGGGGAGGAAGGGacacgtaa